Genomic DNA from Hymenobacter jejuensis:
CAAATAAGCTACTGGCCTTGAGGCCAGCCAAGACGAGAACTGCGAAGAGTTTCTTCATGGGTAAAGGTTTGGTGATAAGCTGTTTGGTGGGGGAAAGGAGAAAAAAAGGACAAAAGGAGCCGGCCGCCACGTATGGCGCTTTCTCGAAAAGCAGTAAGTAGCACCTAAGGCCAAGCCCGAAACAGGCTTTTATCGGCTCTGCATCATCTACGAGATGCCCTGAAAATGGGATTCACCTCAAATGTGATTTTTGTAAAAAAATTGTCTTTATATTGAAATTGTCTTTATATAAATTCAATTATTTGTAATTATTGTAATATTTTCACCTTTATGGATATTTATATAAAGCACTAATAGTCAACGAGTACCCTTTGAGACAACGGTAACTAACCTATCTCTGGGCTAGCTTCTAAACGGGTTATGCAGCTTTCTAGAGGCCTACGAAGTGCAGGTTGCAACGGTTTTAGCAAGAAGCTGAGCTATAGCCTTTTAATTCGGATGCCGTAGAACTGAACCATGCCTTGCTATCGAGCCTCCTACTTATGAAAATGCCCCGGCTGCTTCCTGTAGCATTTCGTGAAAGTGTTGCCGCGCTGTATGTTCTGCTCGTTTTGGGAAGTGCCCGGCCCCAGTCGTTATGGGCGCAAAACCAGAATCAGCAGCACACGAGCATTGTCACGCTGACGGCTGAAAGCTCGGGTAAGCCGCTACAGCTATCGCTAGGCGATGTGCTTATTATCCGACTCCCGGCGGCTGGCGGTCCCGGTCCCGCGTGGCGGGTAATGGACCTCGTACCCGGTATGCTCGCCCTGACTAGTAACACCAAACTACCGGGCATCCTGAGCGGCGTACCCGGCGCACCCTTCACCCAAGAGCTTCGCTTTCAAACGATTGGCCCAGGTGGCCAGATGCTAACATTGGTTTCCGTCGCGCCAGGCAGGAGCTATTCGCCCATTGGCGACTTATTCCAGACGTATGTAACTGTTGATCAGCCGGGAGTAGCCAAAAACGTCAGTTTCAGCGAGCGCGGCAACCGAAGCCAAGTCACCGTCAACAAAGGCGACCAACTGACCGTGCAACTCGAAACGACAGTTGGGTCTACGTTTCAGTGGGAAGCTGTTCCGGTGTCCAATGGCATTGTGAAGCTGGTAAAGCAGCAAGTGGGGCCCGACAAGCCTCGAAAGAAAGTCAAAGTAGGCGCGCCCGAGGACGTGGTTTTTCAATACCAAGCGTTAAATTCCGGACAAACTACCGTCAAGTTTCTTTACCGCGATACTGCCGACAACGAGGCCCCGCCGAAGCGCACATTTGAGCTGGCCGTGACGGTGCCCTAAGCCTCGCGGCTTGCGCGGCCTGAGCTTCGGAAGTGGCTTTTTACCTTGCCGCATGAATGCTGCCGCGCCCTGGCGCTATGTCCGCTCCCTATGGCCTCGTTTTCGGGGCGTTGCGGTGGTATTGTTCCTTTTTTGTGTGATCGCTTG
This window encodes:
- a CDS encoding protease inhibitor I42 family protein: MPRLLPVAFRESVAALYVLLVLGSARPQSLWAQNQNQQHTSIVTLTAESSGKPLQLSLGDVLIIRLPAAGGPGPAWRVMDLVPGMLALTSNTKLPGILSGVPGAPFTQELRFQTIGPGGQMLTLVSVAPGRSYSPIGDLFQTYVTVDQPGVAKNVSFSERGNRSQVTVNKGDQLTVQLETTVGSTFQWEAVPVSNGIVKLVKQQVGPDKPRKKVKVGAPEDVVFQYQALNSGQTTVKFLYRDTADNEAPPKRTFELAVTVP